The genomic window GACGTCGCGCCGTCGCCGCACTGGGTCGCCTTCACGGCCGACCGGCGGTTCGCCTACCTCACCAACCACTTCTCCGACGTGGTGACGGTCCTGGAGCTCGACGGGCACCGGGTGGTGACGACGATCCCCGTGGGCGAGGGGCCGCACAGCATCGAGACCTCGCCCGACGGCACCCGCCTCGCGGTCGTGAACTACGTCAGCGACGACGTCTCGCTCATCGACCCGGCGACCGACACCGTGGTCGGCACCGTCCCGGCGGTGGGCGCCGGGCCGCAGGACGTCACCTGGGCGCCCGACGGCCGCCACCTGTACACCGCGAACGTCGACGACGGCACCGTCGGTGTGGTGGACGTGCAGTCGGGCACGGTGACCGCGCGCATCGCCACCGGGGACAGCCCGACGAGCGTCGCGGTCACCCCGGACGGGAGCCGTCTGCTCGTCACCAACTTCGGCGACGGCACCGTCCGGCTGCTCGACGCCGCCGGCGGCTGAGCGCCGGGACCGGGCCTCAGCCGACCTCGAGGACGTCCCAGGGCCGCCCGGTCCAGGGCTCCCGGCTGGAGCTCACCCGGAGCCGGCCGGGCTCGGCCTCGACGAGCTCGCCGAAGACGGTCGCGAAGACCCGGCCGTCCTCCTCGTGGCGCACGACGAGGGCGCCGGGGTCGTCGGCCGGGGGCGCGGCCCGGACCAGCCGGCGCCACGCCTCGGGACCGTCGGCCGCGGCGAAGGCGGGCAGGTACCGCTCGGTCTTGCGGTCCTCGGGCCCGCCGGAGGTGACCATCGTCGTCCCCTCCGGGTGCCGGGTCTCGGCCAGCCGCTCGCCGTCGAAGTCCCAGGTGACGAGCTCGCCGGGCGACGCCACCACGAGCAGGAAGGAGGCCATGCCGGCGGGGTCCACGTGCGCGCGCCAGTCGGTGCCGTGGACGGCGGCGAGCAGCGGCAGCACCCCCGGCTGGGCGCCCCGGGGTCGGCGTCGCGCTTGTGCGGCCGGTTGAGCACGAGCGCGGTCGCCCCGGTGGCGATCCGGCTCGCGCACCACGTCCCCCCGGCGACGCGGTCGCGGCCGCCGACGACGTCGGGGGAGTCGGGCCACCAGCGGCCGGGGTCGTCGAAGGGCCGGGTGGTCAGCTCGTCGCGCAGGGCGAGGACGCGGACGGGCTGTCCCGCGGACCAGCGGACGACCACCGTGCACATGACCGCATCCTCCACCGCCCCGCCGGACGACGGGGTTCCGCTCACCGACGGCGCCCGTGCCGCGACGCAGAGCAGCGACGTCAGGAGGGCCTCCGGCACCGTGAGCGGAGCACCGCCGCTGGCCCCCGGGTGCGGGATCGTCGTCGCGTACCGATGGCCCGACTGCACCCGGCACCCCGGCCCCGCGGACCGCCGGCCCGGCCGGAGCGAGGAGACGGATCGCCATGTCCCGTTCGACCGACGTCGCGCCCGGCGCCCACCGCGCGGACCGCGGGACCCCCGACCCCGCCGACGACGTCCTCCCCGGTTCCGGCGGGCGTCCGAACCTCTCGGGGGACCTCGACGCCATCCTCGTCAGCCCGCCGGACTTCCGTCGGCGCTCGCTCGGCTACGACCGGCTGCAGGTGGACAACTACGTGGCCTGGGTGGAGGCGGAGCTGCAGAGCAGCCGCCGCGAGACCGAGGACGTGCTGGAGCGTTACGGCCGGTGCTCCGCCGAGCTGGCGCTGGCCCGGCAGCAGCTCGCCCACTCGGCCGCCGGGCAGGAGATGGTCCACCTGACGGAGCGGATCGGGGCCATGCTCCAGCTGGCCGCCGACGAGGCCGCCGAGGTCACGGCCACCGCCCGGGCCGAGGCCGAGCGGCTGCAGGCCGAGGCCGAGGCCGACCGGGCGCGGGCGGCCGAGGCCCTGGAGCGGATCGGCGCCGAGCGTGCGCGCCTGGCCGCCGAGGCCGCCCAGGAGCGCGCCCGCCTGGACGCCGAGGCCGCGGAGCGCCGCGACCGGCTGGACCGCGAGGCCGCCGAGCGCCGTGACCGCGAGGCGCGCGAGGCCGCCGAGCGGATCGCGCAGCAGGACGAGGCGGCGCGCGCGGAGCGTGAGGCGGTGACGGCCGCGGCCGACGAGCACCTGGCACGGGTCCGCGACGCCGTCGCCGAGCTCGAGGGCCGCCAGGAGGCCGTCCGCGCGTCGCTCGCGCGGATGGCCGACCGGCTCGACGACGCCCTCGCCGAGCTGACCACGACCCTGCCGGCGGCGGGCCTGCGGCTGGAGCCGCCGCACCGGGCCGCCTCCTGACCCCGCCCCGCGATCCGCTTCCACCCCGACCGCCGGGTCCGGGCGGCTCCCCGTGCCCGGGCGGGGGAACGGGTGCCCCGCCGTCGCTAGGGCTCTCCGGCGTGCTCCCGCCGAGCCGACCTCCGCTCGAGCTGCGCGTACGTGAGGGTGGTGTCCCACCGGTGCCCGCACGTCGCGCTCAGGCACTTCCAGTCGTCGATCAGCACCAGTCGTTCCATGTCCGTGCGCCACAGGTGGAGGACCTGCCCGCACGCGCACTCGGGACACCGTTCCACGAAGACCACCGACTCGTCCCCGGCCGTCAGACGGCACGTGAGAGTTCCCCCGGGCCCGGGAGGACCGCTCCCGGACGTGCCCGCCGGCACCGGCGCCTCGGCCTCGGCCCCGCCCCACGGCAAGGGTGCGCCCGCCCGGCGTCCCGCGCCACCGCACCCGTCGTCGACACCGGTCCGGGGCGGGGTGCTCTCCGCCTCCCTCGTGGCGGTCGGGCGGCCGCTGGTCACCCCGCGCGGGGAACCCCCGCCCGCCCGCCCGTCCCGTCGAACGCCTCCGGGTGCACCCGTGCCCGGGCCAGGAGCCCGATGTAGGCGACGTCGACGACGAAGCACAGGACCCCCAGCGTGAGGACGAACGGGGAGCGCTCGTGCACGCCGAAGACGACCGTCGGGGCGGCGGTCCCGATCCACTTCGCCACGGCGATGGTCAGGGACTGGCCCCGCGGTCCGCCGCGCGCGACGAACACCGCGACGAACAACCCGGACATCAGCAGGTTCTGCAGGAACGCGGTGTAGCGCGCCGCCTGGGGGAAGCCGAACTCCGTGACGAAGGCCCACTGGACGACGAAGGCGGTGGCGAACAGGCCGGCCGCGCCCCACCCGAAGACGGCCCGGGTGACCCAGGACGGGAACTCGGCGCGGCCGTACCGCAGGAAGGTCCAGACGATCACCAAGTCCGCGAGCGCCCAGACCACGGTGACCCACGCCTGCAGACCCGGCTCGTTCCTCAGGCCCCACACCGAGTAGATCGACTCCCAGGCGACGTTCAGCGCGAGGGCCGCCACCGGCAGCGCGTACGTCCGCTGCGTGAGGCCGATCCGGATCGCCTCGACGTACACCACGGTCCAGGCGATCCCGCTCACGGCGGTGAGGAGGGGGATCACCGGAGGTCACCGCCGGGGCCGGCGCCCGATCCTCGACCCCAGCCAGGTGAGCGGGTCGTAGCGGCGGTCCACCACCCGTTCCTTGAGCGGGATGATCCCGTTGTCGGTGAGGTGGATGCCCTCGGGGCAGACCTCCGAGCAGCACTTGGTGATGTTGCAGTAGCCCAGGCCGAACTCCTCCTGGGCGGCGTCCCGGCGGTCACGGACGTCCAGCGGGTGCATGTCCAGCTCGGCCAGCCGGATGAGGAAGCGCGGCCCGGCGAAGGCGGCCTTGTTCTCCTCGTGGTCACGGATGACGTGGCAGGTGTCCTGGCAGAGCCAGCACTCGATGCACTTGCGGAACTCCTGGGGCCGGTCGACGTCGACCTGCTGCATCCGGTGGTTGCCGTCGGGGTCGCGCGGCCGGGGGGTGAACGCCGGGACCTGCGCGGCCTTCTCGTAGTTGAAGGAGACGTCGGTGACCAGGTCGCGCACGACGGGGAACGTCCGCAGCGGGGTGACGGTCACCGGCTCGTCGGGGGCGAACGTGTTCATGCGGGTCAGGCACATGAGCCGCGGCCGGCCGTTGACCTCCGCGCTGCACGACCCGCACTTGCCGGCCTTGCAGTTCCACCGCACGGCGAGGTCACCGGCCTGGGTGGCCTGCAGGCGGTGGATGACGTCGAGGACGACCTCGCCCTCGTTCACCGGGACGGTGTAGGTCCGCAGCTCCCCGCCGGTGGCGTCGCCGCGCCAGACGCGCAGGGTGGCGTCGTACCCGCCGCCGTTCCCGCGCGAGCCCTCGTCGACCGCCCCGAGGGTCGGTTCCCCCACCTCGGTCACGGCTGCTCCTCGAAGACCTCGGCGAGCTCCGGCGGCATCTGCGGCAGCGGCTGCCGGGTCACGCCGACCCCGCCGTCCGCCGTCCGCGTGCAGACCAGGTTGGTGCGCCCCCACTCCGGGTCGGGGGCGGGGAAGTCGTCACGGGTGTGCCCGCCGCGGCTCTCCTCGCGCTCGAGCGCCGCGCGGGCGATGCACTCGCTGACCAGCAGCAGGTGCGGCAGGTCCAGGGCCAGGTGCCAGCCGGGGTTGTACTGCCGGTGCCCCTCGACCGACAGCGCCGCGACCCGCTCCCGCAGTGCGGCGATCCGGGCGAGCGCCTGCTCCACCTCCGCCGCGGTGCGGATGATCCCCACCAGGTCGTGCATCGTCTGCTGCAGCTCCGCCTGCACCGCGTAGGGGTTCTCACCGCCCTCCCGCTCGAACGGCGCCAGGGCCGCCCGGGCCGCGTCGGCCAGCGACTCCTCGACGAGGGCCACCAGGCCGGCGCGCTTGCGGGCGTGCTCGGCGGCGGCGGTCCCGGCGCGGCGGCCGAACACGAGCAGGTCCGACAGCGAGTTGCCACCGAGCCGGTTGGACCCGTGCATCCCGCCGGCGACCTCGCCCGCCGCGAACAGTCCCGGCACCCGGGCGGCCGCGGTGTCCGGGTCGACCTCGACGCCGCCCATCACGTAGTGGCAGGTCGGGCCGACCTCCATGGCCTCGGCCGTGATGTCGACGTCGGCCAGCTCCTTGAACTGGTGGTACATCGACGGCAGCCGCCTGCGGACGTACTCCGCCGGGCGGCGGCTGGCGATGTCGAGGAACACCCCGCCGTGCGGGGAGCCGCGGCCGGCCTTGACCTCGCTGTTGATGGCGCGGGCGACCTCGTCGCGCGGCAGCAGCTCGGGCGGGCGCCGGTTGTTCTTCTTGTCCTCGTACCAGCGGTCGGCCTCGTCCTCGGTCTCCGCCGTCTCCTTGCGGAAGAAGTCGGGGATGTAGTCGAACATGAACCGGTTGCCGGCCGAGTTGCGCAGCACGCCGCCGTCGCCGCGCACGCTCTCGGTGACGAGGATGCCGCGCACCGACGGCGGCCAGACCATCCCCGTCGGGTGGAACTGGACGAACTCCATGTTCACCAGCCCGGCACCGGCCTGCAGCGCCAGCGAGTGCCCGTCGCCGGTGTACTCCCAGGAGTTCGAGGTGACCTTGTACGCCTTGCCGATGCCGCCGGTGGCCAGCACGACTGACGGGGCCTCCCAGGCGACGAAGCGCCCCGACTCCCGCCAGTAGCCGAACGCCCCGGTGACGCCCTCGGCGTCGGTCAGCACCCGGGTGACCGTGCACTCCATGAACACGTCGACGCCGAGGGCCACGGTGCGCTGCT from Geodermatophilus normandii includes these protein-coding regions:
- a CDS encoding beta-propeller fold lactonase family protein, whose translation is MGAALPVGPAPHHVALAPDGGFAYVADSDLGAVLRLDPASGAVDATIPIPEAPPQLVTFAPDGQRAYVSAYDETFATNYVVVVDTAIDRPVMAVPVGRGPYAMATGPDGRLLYVPYYDEDHLDVLDTGTLALVHRIDVAPSPHWVAFTADRRFAYLTNHFSDVVTVLELDGHRVVTTIPVGEGPHSIETSPDGTRLAVVNYVSDDVSLIDPATDTVVGTVPAVGAGPQDVTWAPDGRHLYTANVDDGTVGVVDVQSGTVTARIATGDSPTSVAVTPDGSRLLVTNFGDGTVRLLDAAGG
- a CDS encoding succinate dehydrogenase/fumarate reductase iron-sulfur subunit gives rise to the protein MTEVGEPTLGAVDEGSRGNGGGYDATLRVWRGDATGGELRTYTVPVNEGEVVLDVIHRLQATQAGDLAVRWNCKAGKCGSCSAEVNGRPRLMCLTRMNTFAPDEPVTVTPLRTFPVVRDLVTDVSFNYEKAAQVPAFTPRPRDPDGNHRMQQVDVDRPQEFRKCIECWLCQDTCHVIRDHEENKAAFAGPRFLIRLAELDMHPLDVRDRRDAAQEEFGLGYCNITKCCSEVCPEGIHLTDNGIIPLKERVVDRRYDPLTWLGSRIGRRPRR
- a CDS encoding fumarate reductase/succinate dehydrogenase flavoprotein subunit; amino-acid sequence: MEFERHAYDVVVVGAGGAGLRAAIAAHEDGARTAVVCKSLLGKAHTVMAEGGIAAAMGNAYPEDDWRVHFRDTMRGGKMLNHWRMAQLHAQEAPDRVRELEDWGALFDRTPDGLISQRDFGGHRYARLAHVGDRTGLELIRTLQQRTVALGVDVFMECTVTRVLTDAEGVTGAFGYWRESGRFVAWEAPSVVLATGGIGKAYKVTSNSWEYTGDGHSLALQAGAGLVNMEFVQFHPTGMVWPPSVRGILVTESVRGDGGVLRNSAGNRFMFDYIPDFFRKETAETEDEADRWYEDKKNNRRPPELLPRDEVARAINSEVKAGRGSPHGGVFLDIASRRPAEYVRRRLPSMYHQFKELADVDITAEAMEVGPTCHYVMGGVEVDPDTAAARVPGLFAAGEVAGGMHGSNRLGGNSLSDLLVFGRRAGTAAAEHARKRAGLVALVEESLADAARAALAPFEREGGENPYAVQAELQQTMHDLVGIIRTAAEVEQALARIAALRERVAALSVEGHRQYNPGWHLALDLPHLLLVSECIARAALEREESRGGHTRDDFPAPDPEWGRTNLVCTRTADGGVGVTRQPLPQMPPELAEVFEEQP